From the genome of Nitrosarchaeum sp., one region includes:
- a CDS encoding pentapeptide repeat-containing protein — MEIQMLIKPTNYINHFEMKDLIKTNLIKTNLIKTNLIKTNLIKTNLIKTNLIKTNLIKTNLI; from the coding sequence ATGGAAATTCAAATGTTGATCAAGCCTACAAATTATATCAATCACTTCGAAATGAAAGATCTAATCAAAACAAACCTAATCAAAACAAACCTAATCAAAACAAACCTAATCAAAACAAACCTAATCAAAACAAACCTAATCAAAACAAACCTAATCAAAACAAACCTAATCAAAACAAACCTAATCA
- a CDS encoding zinc-dependent dehydrogenase: MKTAFVKEPSVISINETDHPLLSSGDILVQMHACGICGSDLEKVFGEYGQPSMRLGHEPAGIVLDVGPNVTTFKKGDRVFTHHHVPCYSCHLCNHGNETMCPKYYETNLSPCGLSEEYVVPQWNVEHGGVLNIPDSMSFEEAAMIEPLACCVRAWTKYSYREGDSVAIFGVGPTGMMHVMLAKSKKFSKIFCFDVNEFRLKFAKKFNITDSIHSLDEKRKEKILDHTEGRGVDVAIVATSSLKALDDAIDMVRKGGAVMMFGVPSKDAKILLDMNKIYSKEITLVTSYAASDNDTKEALKLIESSKIDVKQLITHTYTISESQKAFDHAKSGDNAMKIIITK; encoded by the coding sequence ATGAAAACTGCATTTGTTAAGGAACCATCTGTTATTTCAATCAACGAAACAGACCATCCGCTTTTGAGTTCTGGTGATATTTTGGTTCAAATGCATGCATGTGGGATTTGTGGGTCTGATCTGGAAAAAGTATTTGGGGAATATGGACAACCATCAATGCGACTAGGTCATGAACCTGCAGGAATTGTGCTGGACGTTGGTCCTAATGTTACTACATTTAAAAAAGGAGATAGAGTATTTACTCATCATCATGTACCATGTTACTCTTGTCACTTATGTAATCATGGTAATGAAACAATGTGTCCAAAATATTATGAAACAAATCTGTCTCCATGTGGTTTATCTGAAGAGTATGTTGTACCACAATGGAATGTAGAACACGGCGGTGTACTAAATATTCCTGATTCTATGAGTTTTGAAGAAGCTGCAATGATTGAACCATTAGCATGTTGTGTTAGGGCATGGACAAAATACTCTTATCGTGAAGGAGACTCTGTTGCTATTTTTGGCGTTGGACCTACTGGAATGATGCACGTAATGCTTGCTAAATCTAAAAAATTCTCAAAGATTTTCTGCTTTGATGTTAATGAATTTCGATTGAAATTTGCAAAAAAATTTAACATTACTGATTCAATCCACTCTCTTGACGAAAAACGAAAAGAAAAAATTTTAGATCATACTGAAGGACGTGGTGTAGATGTTGCAATTGTAGCAACTAGTAGTCTAAAAGCATTAGACGATGCAATAGACATGGTACGAAAAGGTGGTGCTGTTATGATGTTTGGTGTTCCTTCTAAAGACGCTAAAATCCTTTTAGATATGAATAAAATTTATTCTAAAGAAATTACTCTGGTAACAAGTTATGCTGCATCTGATAATGATACTAAGGAAGCTCTAAAACTGATAGAATCATCTAAAATAGATGTGAAACAATTGATTACTCATACATATACAATTTCAGAGTCTCAAAAAGCATTTGATCATGCTAAAAGTGGAGATAATGCAATGAAAATAATTATCACAAAATAA
- a CDS encoding V-type ATP synthase subunit F, which produces MKIFTVGSKSFVTSFQLAGVPGIISDSPKKTLDEIKKLTDDSDVGLVLVSDDMTESISDELTELRAEKSTLVFALPSAGSEKSEVDYRLMLKKILGV; this is translated from the coding sequence GTGAAGATATTTACTGTTGGAAGCAAATCCTTTGTTACGAGCTTTCAGTTAGCTGGTGTACCTGGAATTATATCCGATTCTCCTAAAAAGACATTAGACGAAATCAAAAAATTAACTGATGATTCTGACGTTGGATTAGTATTGGTAAGTGATGACATGACTGAATCTATCAGTGATGAACTAACCGAACTTCGCGCAGAAAAATCTACTCTGGTATTTGCGTTACCTTCAGCAGGAAGTGAAAAATCTGAAGTTGATTATAGATTAATGCTCAAAAAGATACTCGGTGTGTAA
- a CDS encoding metallophosphoesterase — protein sequence MPKTRIMSLKPIMVLEGEKKNLIITDIHIGFESIFASNEIFIGKNSSINETISELLDVIELEKPDSLILLGDVKSSIKNISKSEWDDVPLFFKKIQEKCHITLIPGNHDANIQRLIPENISMISATGMVEENILLTHGHTMPSENFSHVDKIIMGHVHPVFFQEDSLLNGQRVWVTMKTEKQNIFPNKSGDIEITIIPSFNRYFYATHKKKYKKSISPIIERIKHVSTAKIITLDGTIIGDESMIDQVL from the coding sequence ATGCCCAAAACTAGAATAATGTCATTAAAACCAATAATGGTTTTAGAAGGAGAAAAAAAGAACCTCATAATAACAGATATTCATATTGGTTTTGAAAGCATATTTGCATCAAATGAAATTTTTATTGGAAAGAATTCTTCTATCAATGAAACAATATCAGAATTATTAGATGTAATTGAATTAGAAAAGCCAGATTCTCTGATTTTACTAGGGGATGTAAAATCAAGTATTAAAAATATTTCAAAGAGCGAATGGGATGATGTTCCATTATTTTTTAAAAAAATCCAAGAAAAATGTCACATAACATTAATTCCTGGAAATCATGATGCAAATATTCAGAGACTCATTCCTGAAAACATTTCAATGATCAGTGCTACTGGAATGGTAGAAGAAAACATTTTACTTACACACGGACATACAATGCCTTCAGAGAATTTTTCTCATGTTGACAAAATTATAATGGGTCATGTACATCCAGTATTTTTTCAAGAGGATTCATTATTAAATGGACAAAGAGTCTGGGTGACAATGAAAACAGAAAAACAAAATATTTTTCCAAACAAATCGGGGGACATAGAGATTACGATAATTCCATCATTTAATAGATATTTTTATGCAACACATAAAAAAAAATATAAAAAATCCATTTCACCTATAATAGAAAGAATCAAACATGTATCAACTGCTAAAATAATTACGTTAGATGGAACAATTATTGGGGATGAATCAATGATTGATCAAGTGTTATGA
- the carB gene encoding carbamoyl-phosphate synthase (glutamine-hydrolyzing) large subunit, whose protein sequence is MHEDGLQSILINPNIATIQTDTRFANNVYLLPVNTEYVESVIEKERPDGIMLAYGGQTALNCGINLAEAGILQKYGVKVLGTQIPGIQRTEDRQLFKDSMTQCNVPVLKSRTVTNFKDAKEIAQELGYPVIIRVAYTLGGKGGGVAYNEIELHEIVERGLRASLVGQVLVEEYIGHWKQIEYEVMQDWDGNNVIVCNMENVLSMKVHTGDNIVVAPSQTINNHEYHMLRTAALRATKHVGIVGECNIQYALDSDSDRYVAIEINPRLSRSSALASKATGYPLAYMSAKIGLGYTLPELVNRITKSTTACFEPSLDYVVCKHPRWDFGKFDLVKRKLGPTMKSVGEVMAVGRSFEESLQKAIRMLDIGNDGLVLNRANMKTFDEEQIEDKLSHPDDLILYYVAAALKIGISVERIYKLSSIDPWFIEKIKNIVDVESKLKQEELSTPLLWESKKLGFSDKQIARAKDKSPEEVREIRKKAGVLPSVKQIDTLAAEWPAVTNYLYLTYGGNQNDITVNPDEKGVIVLGAGPYRIGSSVEFDWGTVNMVWGLQENGEKNVSVVNCNPETVSTDYDICSRLYFEELTLERILDIAEFENPKGIITCVGGQTANNLTLGLAKLGVNIMGTSANDVDRAEDRSKFSAELDKLHIQQPRWQAFSNVVEAKNFANDVGFPVIVRPSYVLSGAAMKVVWSQDELKKYVKEATDVSPDHPVVISKFMLNSLEVDVDGISNGTDVIIGAIVEHIESAGVHSGDAMMCIPPWRLNNKTIDTITEYSIKIAKTFNVKGPFNLQFLIHDDHVYVIELNIRASRSMPFVSKLVKTNLIMLAAKAILGKPLPKMPENKWQKIHNFGIKVPQFSFMQLEGADITLGVEMQSTGEVACFGTSFYDALAKGLTSAGYTLPKTGTALVTVGGSQNKEKLLQPIARLKGLGFKIVATEHTAEFFEEKIGDIEVVHKISEPTRKPNIADLLYDRKIDFIINIPSTSTLEKYVGMLEDEYQIRRKSLELGIPVLTTIELADSFVKTLEWLKDNKTTRDPIEPYDKID, encoded by the coding sequence ATACATGAAGATGGACTGCAAAGTATTCTAATCAATCCAAACATTGCAACAATCCAAACAGATACTAGATTTGCAAATAATGTGTATCTGTTACCTGTTAATACTGAATATGTAGAATCTGTTATCGAAAAGGAAAGACCAGATGGAATTATGCTGGCATATGGTGGTCAAACTGCTCTAAATTGTGGTATTAATCTTGCAGAGGCAGGTATACTGCAAAAGTATGGCGTGAAAGTATTAGGTACACAAATTCCTGGAATTCAAAGAACTGAGGATCGTCAGCTCTTCAAAGACTCTATGACCCAATGTAATGTTCCAGTTCTAAAAAGTAGAACTGTTACTAATTTTAAAGATGCAAAGGAAATAGCTCAGGAACTAGGTTATCCTGTAATTATTCGAGTAGCATATACACTTGGAGGTAAGGGTGGTGGAGTAGCTTACAATGAAATTGAATTACATGAAATTGTAGAGCGTGGATTACGTGCAAGTCTTGTGGGACAAGTTCTAGTTGAAGAATACATTGGACATTGGAAGCAAATAGAGTATGAAGTAATGCAAGATTGGGATGGAAATAATGTTATTGTGTGTAATATGGAAAATGTTCTTTCTATGAAAGTTCACACCGGTGATAATATTGTCGTTGCACCTTCTCAGACAATTAATAATCACGAATATCATATGCTACGAACAGCAGCATTACGTGCTACAAAACATGTTGGAATTGTAGGAGAATGTAATATTCAATATGCATTAGATTCTGATTCTGACCGATATGTTGCAATTGAAATTAATCCAAGATTGTCTCGTTCTTCTGCACTTGCAAGCAAAGCAACTGGATATCCATTAGCATACATGTCTGCCAAAATTGGATTGGGATATACTCTCCCTGAATTAGTTAATAGAATCACTAAATCCACTACTGCTTGTTTTGAACCATCGTTAGATTATGTTGTGTGTAAACATCCTAGATGGGATTTTGGTAAATTTGATCTTGTAAAACGAAAACTTGGTCCTACAATGAAATCAGTTGGTGAAGTTATGGCAGTGGGAAGAAGCTTTGAGGAATCATTACAAAAAGCAATACGTATGCTTGACATTGGAAATGATGGACTTGTTTTAAACAGAGCAAACATGAAAACATTTGATGAAGAGCAAATAGAAGATAAACTATCTCATCCTGATGATTTGATTTTGTATTATGTTGCAGCTGCCCTCAAAATTGGAATTTCAGTTGAAAGAATTTACAAATTATCTTCAATTGATCCATGGTTTATTGAAAAGATCAAAAACATCGTAGATGTAGAATCTAAATTAAAACAAGAAGAACTTTCAACTCCTTTACTTTGGGAGTCAAAAAAATTGGGATTCTCTGATAAGCAAATTGCTCGTGCTAAAGATAAATCTCCTGAAGAAGTACGTGAAATACGCAAAAAAGCAGGGGTTTTGCCCTCTGTAAAGCAAATTGATACGCTTGCAGCTGAATGGCCAGCGGTCACAAATTACCTATATCTGACATATGGTGGAAATCAAAATGATATTACCGTTAATCCTGATGAAAAAGGAGTAATTGTATTGGGTGCTGGACCATATCGTATTGGCAGTAGTGTAGAATTTGATTGGGGCACAGTAAACATGGTTTGGGGTTTGCAAGAAAATGGAGAAAAAAATGTTTCAGTAGTAAATTGTAATCCTGAAACCGTTTCAACTGATTATGATATTTGCAGTAGATTGTATTTTGAAGAATTGACTTTGGAGAGAATTTTAGATATTGCTGAATTTGAAAACCCAAAAGGAATTATCACATGTGTTGGAGGCCAAACTGCAAATAATCTTACATTGGGCCTTGCAAAACTAGGTGTTAACATTATGGGTACTAGTGCAAATGATGTTGATAGAGCAGAAGACCGTTCTAAATTTAGTGCTGAATTAGATAAATTACACATTCAACAACCTCGATGGCAGGCATTTTCAAATGTTGTAGAAGCCAAAAACTTTGCAAATGATGTAGGATTCCCCGTAATTGTTAGACCTTCCTATGTGTTGTCTGGAGCTGCAATGAAAGTTGTCTGGTCTCAAGATGAACTAAAAAAATATGTTAAGGAAGCAACTGATGTATCTCCTGATCATCCTGTAGTGATTTCCAAATTCATGTTAAATTCACTTGAAGTTGATGTTGATGGAATTAGTAATGGCACTGATGTAATAATTGGAGCAATAGTTGAACACATTGAAAGCGCAGGCGTTCACTCTGGTGATGCTATGATGTGTATTCCTCCATGGCGATTAAACAATAAAACTATTGATACCATAACTGAATATTCTATAAAGATCGCAAAAACATTTAATGTTAAGGGGCCATTTAATTTACAATTTTTAATCCACGATGATCATGTCTATGTAATTGAATTAAACATAAGAGCATCACGTTCTATGCCGTTTGTATCTAAACTTGTTAAGACAAATCTAATTATGCTTGCGGCAAAGGCAATCTTAGGTAAGCCACTACCTAAAATGCCTGAAAATAAATGGCAAAAAATCCATAACTTTGGAATCAAGGTACCACAGTTCTCATTTATGCAATTAGAGGGAGCAGATATTACATTAGGTGTAGAAATGCAATCAACTGGTGAAGTTGCATGCTTTGGTACGAGTTTTTACGATGCATTAGCAAAAGGACTTACTTCTGCAGGGTATACTCTTCCTAAAACAGGTACTGCGTTGGTAACCGTTGGTGGCTCTCAAAACAAAGAAAAATTACTACAACCTATTGCGCGATTAAAGGGTCTTGGATTTAAAATCGTAGCAACAGAACACACTGCAGAATTTTTTGAAGAAAAAATAGGTGATATTGAAGTTGTACATAAAATATCAGAGCCTACAAGAAAACCAAACATTGCGGATTTACTCTATGATAGAAAGATCGATTTCATCATAAATATACCAAGTACGTCAACACTTGAAAAATATGTTGGAATGCTCGAAGATGAATATCAAATTAGACGAAAATCTTTGGAGTTAGGGATTCCTGTTCTTACTACAATTGAACTTGCTGATTCTTTTGTAAAGACTCTGGAATGGCTTAAAGATAATAAAACAACCAGAGATCCAATAGAACCATATGATAAAATTGATTAA
- the carA gene encoding glutamine-hydrolyzing carbamoyl-phosphate synthase small subunit — MFDDGTVLDGKGFGYSTTVFGEIVFNTGMVGYTETLTDPSYSGQILTLTYPLVGNYGVPDPSLTDKDGISTFFESNKIQIRGLVVHELSLSASHWNMSMTLDEWMYNEKIPGISGIDTRAVTKNLRQGGVKMAALVVSDTEINVEEVKKQLANATHYNSEQFMDVVSTKQEVVYGSEEKSVVVIDTGTKNAILRNIRELGYKVIRLPWNTSFEKIMSYHPNGVVISNGPGDPQNCPDTIETAKKLIEKNIPTLGICLGAQIIGLAGNTQTYKLKYGHRGQNKPCVNLENNQVYVTSQNHGYGITPESLKTSEFTLWFTNADDKTVEGIKHKKQNCIAVQFHPEAAPGPYDCKFVFEELKNLMEEGKSAKK; from the coding sequence ATTTTTGATGATGGCACGGTTTTAGATGGTAAAGGATTTGGTTATTCTACGACTGTTTTTGGTGAAATTGTCTTTAATACTGGAATGGTAGGCTATACTGAGACTCTAACTGATCCATCCTACAGTGGTCAGATTCTTACTCTTACTTACCCACTTGTAGGAAATTATGGTGTTCCTGATCCATCACTTACCGATAAAGATGGAATTTCAACATTCTTTGAATCTAATAAAATCCAAATACGTGGCTTAGTTGTACATGAACTTTCTTTATCTGCTAGCCATTGGAATATGTCTATGACTTTAGATGAGTGGATGTATAATGAAAAAATTCCTGGAATTTCAGGAATTGATACTAGAGCAGTAACAAAAAATCTTCGTCAAGGTGGAGTGAAAATGGCAGCATTGGTAGTCTCTGATACTGAAATTAATGTAGAAGAAGTCAAAAAACAACTTGCAAATGCAACTCATTATAATTCTGAACAATTCATGGATGTAGTATCTACAAAACAAGAAGTAGTTTATGGTTCTGAAGAAAAATCTGTTGTTGTAATTGATACTGGTACAAAAAATGCTATACTAAGAAACATCCGTGAATTGGGATACAAAGTAATAAGATTGCCTTGGAATACCTCTTTTGAAAAAATAATGTCATATCATCCTAATGGTGTTGTAATTAGCAATGGTCCTGGTGATCCTCAAAATTGTCCAGATACTATTGAAACTGCAAAAAAATTAATTGAAAAAAATATTCCTACTCTTGGAATCTGTTTAGGTGCACAAATTATTGGTCTTGCAGGCAACACGCAAACTTACAAATTAAAATATGGTCATAGAGGACAAAACAAACCGTGTGTTAATTTGGAAAATAATCAAGTCTATGTTACAAGTCAGAATCATGGTTATGGGATAACTCCTGAATCATTGAAAACATCTGAATTTACTTTATGGTTTACAAACGCAGACGATAAAACAGTCGAAGGAATCAAACACAAAAAACAAAATTGTATTGCAGTTCAGTTTCATCCTGAAGCTGCACCTGGACCTTATGATTGTAAATTCGTCTTTGAAGAGCTCAAGAACCTTATGGAGGAAGGCAAATCTGCCAAAAAATGA
- a CDS encoding AAA family ATPase, which produces MSLAPQELENNASKYASEAIKFDSQGARGMAITHYQHAIDALVKLIQLYPTSKLNPIYKDRCNSYHNRITALQESRGVEPAVDPNASPKEQQASVQRQTDENDFEDLVMKEKPNVTWSEVIGLDDAKNALRESIVYPTKRPDLFPLGWPKGMLLYGPPGTGKTMLAAATANEMDGYFINVDAASMMSKWLGEAEKNVSKLFVMARKYAEKEGKPVILFVDEVDSLLGSRNSEVGGEVRTKNQFLTEMDGVNGKGKDLMLYVIGATNKPWSLDWPFLRRFQKRIYVSLPTQAARESLFQQYTAPLKNAVRVNVAELSKLFDGYSASDIKDVCQAAQIKAVHEIFNSPDYHEPVEGEDPIQPRELTTADFKAIMERRKPSVSLEMVRAYHKWSEEFRAL; this is translated from the coding sequence ATGAGTTTAGCACCACAAGAATTAGAAAATAATGCAAGCAAGTATGCTTCTGAGGCAATCAAGTTTGACTCCCAAGGAGCACGAGGCATGGCTATTACTCATTACCAACATGCAATCGATGCGCTTGTAAAACTAATACAACTTTATCCTACTAGCAAACTTAATCCAATTTACAAAGATAGATGTAATTCATACCATAACAGAATAACCGCACTTCAAGAATCACGCGGTGTCGAGCCTGCAGTTGACCCTAACGCTTCTCCTAAAGAACAACAAGCTTCTGTACAAAGACAAACTGATGAAAATGACTTTGAAGATCTTGTAATGAAAGAAAAGCCTAATGTTACTTGGAGTGAAGTTATTGGGCTGGATGATGCAAAGAATGCTTTACGTGAATCCATTGTTTATCCAACAAAAAGACCAGACCTATTTCCTTTAGGCTGGCCAAAAGGAATGCTACTTTATGGTCCACCTGGAACTGGAAAGACTATGTTAGCTGCTGCAACTGCTAATGAAATGGACGGTTACTTCATTAATGTTGATGCAGCATCTATGATGAGTAAATGGTTAGGAGAAGCTGAAAAGAATGTTTCAAAATTATTTGTAATGGCAAGAAAATATGCAGAAAAAGAAGGTAAACCTGTTATTCTTTTTGTAGATGAAGTTGATTCTCTTTTAGGTTCTAGAAATAGTGAAGTCGGTGGAGAAGTAAGAACCAAAAATCAATTCTTAACTGAGATGGATGGTGTTAATGGAAAAGGTAAAGATTTGATGTTATATGTTATCGGTGCTACAAACAAACCATGGAGTCTTGACTGGCCATTTCTTAGAAGATTCCAAAAAAGAATTTATGTTTCACTTCCAACTCAAGCTGCAAGAGAAAGTCTATTTCAACAATATACAGCTCCACTAAAAAATGCTGTTAGAGTTAATGTGGCAGAACTCTCAAAACTTTTTGATGGTTACAGTGCAAGTGATATCAAAGATGTATGTCAGGCAGCACAAATCAAGGCAGTTCATGAAATATTCAATTCTCCTGATTATCATGAGCCAGTAGAAGGTGAAGATCCAATACAACCACGTGAACTCACAACTGCTGACTTTAAGGCAATAATGGAAAGAAGAAAACCAAGTGTTTCACTTGAGATGGTACGTGCATACCACAAGTGGAGTGAAGAATTCCGCGCCCTTTAA
- a CDS encoding helix-turn-helix domain-containing protein, which yields MVNEQALTVSLEEFGLSKYEAQAYVALISKGTISASELAYYSDLPRTKIYPTLLKLESKKLVIISKSKPIMCTATAPEDAFDSVIHEQINKVNAMNALISNLKKASEESRKSRGSEEKRYVHISANNVLEQLKMMVDGSKSSINIMVDQWGLGLLAECKEQLLSVLRRNLEVKLLLPSTQIGSESYRAIPNEVKIRSSDIIQNCFVFDETEVLMIDDENGKGAIFSSTEVLGTNQNRIFSDIWRNSVKTDALADMTKNEAQEVYKIIRIINENGLTYILNSIMISKKPDLDMLKLLEKNGIHLKNKSLDEIIEIIDAALQIMCSGHVNFDANTKNITIESKLNSGHSLPWAYVLDGCLQKQGFKTRTIYQNNQTKGEKVTIKISKN from the coding sequence ATGGTAAATGAGCAAGCATTAACTGTAAGTCTTGAAGAATTTGGACTAAGCAAATACGAGGCTCAGGCATATGTTGCCCTTATATCAAAAGGCACGATATCCGCAAGCGAGCTTGCATATTATTCAGATCTTCCAAGAACCAAGATATATCCAACTCTATTAAAGCTAGAAAGCAAAAAATTAGTTATTATCTCAAAAAGCAAACCAATTATGTGTACAGCAACTGCACCTGAAGACGCTTTTGATTCAGTAATTCATGAACAAATTAACAAAGTGAATGCAATGAATGCTTTGATTTCAAATTTAAAAAAGGCAAGTGAGGAAAGCAGAAAATCAAGAGGATCAGAAGAAAAAAGATATGTCCATATTAGCGCAAACAACGTACTTGAACAATTAAAAATGATGGTTGATGGATCAAAATCTTCCATCAACATCATGGTTGATCAGTGGGGTTTGGGGTTACTTGCAGAATGTAAAGAACAATTACTTTCAGTGCTGCGTAGAAATTTAGAAGTAAAATTATTGTTACCGTCAACTCAAATTGGTTCAGAATCATACAGAGCAATACCAAACGAAGTAAAAATTAGATCATCAGATATTATACAAAATTGTTTTGTATTTGATGAAACAGAGGTATTAATGATTGATGATGAAAATGGAAAAGGGGCAATATTTTCATCTACTGAAGTATTAGGAACAAATCAAAATAGAATTTTTTCAGATATTTGGAGAAATTCAGTTAAAACAGATGCTCTTGCAGATATGACAAAAAATGAAGCACAGGAAGTATACAAAATTATTCGAATTATAAATGAAAACGGATTGACATACATTCTAAATTCAATCATGATTTCAAAAAAACCTGATTTAGATATGCTCAAACTACTTGAGAAAAATGGGATTCATTTAAAAAATAAGTCATTAGATGAAATTATCGAAATTATTGATGCAGCATTACAAATTATGTGTTCAGGACATGTAAATTTTGATGCAAATACCAAAAACATAACAATTGAATCAAAATTAAACAGTGGGCATTCTTTACCATGGGCATATGTATTAGACGGTTGTCTTCAAAAACAAGGATTCAAAACAAGAACAATATATCAAAATAATCAAACAAAAGGCGAAAAGGTCACCATAAAAATAAGTAAAAACTAA
- a CDS encoding RidA family protein, producing the protein MIEEKIKSIGINIPVPPTPAGSYIPLVKTGNLLYVSGQIPLQDGKVAFTGKVSDENIETAQKSARICAINILAQLKKELGDLEKISRFVRLSGFVNSVPEFTQHPKVINAASDLLYEIFGDVGKHTRIAVGVSSLPLNSMTEIDAIVEIK; encoded by the coding sequence ATGATAGAGGAAAAAATAAAATCAATTGGAATAAACATTCCAGTCCCGCCAACCCCTGCTGGTTCATATATCCCGCTAGTAAAAACTGGGAATTTGTTATATGTTTCAGGACAAATTCCATTACAAGATGGAAAAGTAGCATTTACAGGAAAAGTGTCAGATGAAAATATTGAAACTGCACAAAAATCAGCAAGAATTTGCGCAATAAACATACTAGCACAATTAAAAAAAGAACTAGGAGATCTAGAGAAAATTTCTAGATTTGTAAGACTATCCGGATTTGTAAATTCAGTACCAGAATTCACACAACATCCAAAAGTAATCAATGCTGCATCAGATTTACTTTATGAAATATTTGGTGATGTTGGAAAACACACCAGAATTGCAGTTGGTGTATCAAGCTTGCCACTCAACTCAATGACAGAAATAGATGCAATAGTAGAAATTAAATAA
- a CDS encoding DHHA1 domain-containing protein yields MVSSKTKKTVKPTKKKIVKKTKPTQQRTKVICISHKEDADGISSAALIRQAFGGDSVLVDYPGQMEAIQKVCADEKLKSLYICDLGLSKKNQDEFVELLKTLKKNRVSVTYIDHHDIDPEITKALKKIKVKMIHDINECTTVQVYNAFKSKLSDHSPFIAACAAITDYMEDRPIGSKLLQIYDRQFALINATVLTYNIVGHQKDPDYLLYLVEELAESKFPHEIPNTFEFAQIQVDKLAQIIAKVKKGMKTMKNIGYMEIMDSGASGAVNFVLGLSGKDVGVAYKERIDHGIYAVSVRGSKSCKIHLGQIVNLLATELGGSGGGHDKACGAVIPKPKIKKFLTEFNKKLN; encoded by the coding sequence ATGGTTTCATCAAAGACAAAGAAAACTGTAAAACCTACAAAGAAAAAAATAGTGAAAAAAACAAAACCTACTCAACAAAGAACTAAAGTAATCTGCATATCTCATAAAGAAGATGCAGACGGAATTAGTTCAGCAGCTTTGATTAGACAAGCATTTGGTGGTGATTCTGTTTTAGTTGATTATCCAGGTCAGATGGAAGCTATACAGAAAGTTTGTGCAGATGAAAAATTAAAGTCCCTATACATTTGTGATTTAGGCCTGAGCAAAAAGAATCAAGATGAGTTTGTTGAACTACTAAAAACTCTAAAAAAGAATCGTGTATCTGTAACCTATATTGATCATCATGATATTGATCCAGAAATTACAAAAGCTCTAAAAAAAATTAAAGTTAAAATGATTCATGACATCAACGAATGTACCACAGTTCAAGTCTACAATGCATTTAAATCAAAACTCTCTGATCATTCTCCATTCATTGCAGCATGTGCAGCTATTACCGATTATATGGAAGATAGGCCAATTGGTTCCAAATTACTTCAAATCTATGATAGACAATTTGCTTTAATCAACGCAACTGTTCTTACCTACAACATAGTGGGACATCAAAAAGATCCTGATTACTTGTTGTATTTAGTAGAGGAATTGGCAGAATCTAAATTCCCCCATGAAATTCCAAATACTTTTGAGTTTGCACAAATTCAAGTTGATAAATTAGCTCAGATAATTGCCAAAGTCAAAAAAGGAATGAAAACCATGAAAAATATTGGATATATGGAAATTATGGACTCTGGAGCAAGTGGTGCAGTTAATTTTGTTTTAGGATTATCTGGAAAAGATGTTGGAGTTGCATACAAAGAACGAATTGATCACGGCATCTATGCTGTTTCAGTTAGAGGTTCAAAATCTTGTAAAATTCATTTGGGTCAAATTGTTAATCTGCTTGCAACTGAACTTGGAGGCTCTGGTGGAGGACATGATAAAGCATGTGGCGCAGTAATTCCAAAACCCAAAATTAAAAAATTCCTTACAGAATTTAATAAAAAATTAAACTAA